One Rhizobiales bacterium GAS188 DNA window includes the following coding sequences:
- a CDS encoding Uncharacterized conserved protein yields the protein MSATISGGCGCGKIRYESSALPLASLYCQCRDCQHDSGTGHSCHVMLPKAALNIEGGIRLFHGFADSGNAVERGFCPDCGSSVTYASTAFPDAIFVTAGSLDDPSWFRPTMVVYISSAQPWDHIEAHLPRFEGMPPLGRPTA from the coding sequence GTGAGCGCAACGATCAGCGGCGGCTGCGGCTGCGGCAAAATCCGCTACGAAAGCAGCGCTTTGCCGCTTGCCTCGCTCTATTGCCAATGCCGCGACTGCCAGCACGACAGCGGCACCGGCCATTCCTGTCATGTCATGCTGCCGAAGGCTGCCCTGAATATCGAGGGCGGGATCAGGCTGTTCCACGGCTTCGCCGATAGCGGCAATGCCGTCGAGCGCGGCTTCTGTCCCGATTGCGGCTCCTCCGTCACCTATGCCAGCACGGCCTTTCCCGACGCGATCTTCGTGACCGCCGGCAGCCTCGACGATCCGAGCTGGTTTCGGCCCACCATGGTCGTCTACATATCGAGCGCCCAGCCGTGGGACCATATCGAGGCGCATCTGCCCCGTTTCGAGGGGATGCCGCCTCTCGGCCGGCCGACGGCCTGA
- a CDS encoding translation elongation factor Ts (EF-Ts), which translates to MAVISASMVKELREKTGAGMMDCKTALSETQGQLEPAVDWLRKKGLAKAAKKSGRVAAEGLVSLAHHGNHGVVVEVNSETDFVARNESFQALVRHIAHIALEKGDDVEALKTSAYPGGGTVADAINQAVATIGENMTLRRGKRLSVTNGIVGTYLHNVVADGLGKIGVLVALESPGKHADLADFGRKVAMHVAAANPLALDSTSLDKETVARERAILSEKHQGKPANVIEKIVESGLKTYYKEVCLIDQAYVHEPSKTVGQVVQEFGNQIKQPVRVAAFVRYALGEGIEKGENDFAAEVAAAAKG; encoded by the coding sequence ATGGCAGTGATCTCCGCCTCCATGGTCAAAGAGCTTCGCGAGAAGACCGGCGCGGGTATGATGGATTGCAAGACGGCGCTGAGCGAGACGCAGGGCCAGCTCGAGCCGGCGGTCGACTGGCTGCGCAAGAAGGGGCTCGCCAAGGCCGCCAAGAAGTCGGGCCGCGTCGCGGCCGAGGGGCTCGTCTCGCTCGCCCATCATGGCAATCACGGCGTGGTGGTCGAGGTCAATTCCGAAACCGATTTCGTGGCGCGCAATGAGAGCTTCCAGGCGCTGGTGCGCCATATCGCCCATATCGCGCTCGAGAAGGGCGATGATGTCGAGGCCTTGAAGACTTCCGCCTATCCGGGCGGCGGCACGGTCGCCGACGCCATCAATCAGGCGGTCGCGACCATCGGCGAGAACATGACGCTGCGCCGGGGCAAGCGGCTCTCGGTCACGAATGGCATCGTCGGCACCTATCTCCACAATGTGGTAGCCGATGGGCTCGGCAAGATCGGGGTGCTGGTGGCGCTGGAATCGCCCGGCAAGCATGCAGACCTCGCAGATTTCGGACGCAAGGTCGCCATGCATGTCGCGGCGGCGAACCCTCTCGCGCTCGATTCCACCTCGCTCGACAAGGAGACGGTGGCCCGCGAGCGTGCGATCCTCTCCGAGAAGCATCAGGGCAAGCCCGCCAATGTGATCGAGAAGATCGTCGAGAGCGGCCTCAAGACCTATTACAAGGAAGTCTGCCTCATCGATCAGGCCTATGTGCACGAGCCCTCGAAGACGGTCGGGCAGGTGGTGCAGGAATTCGGCAATCAGATCAAGCAGCCGGTGCGGGTCGCGGCATTCGTCCGCTATGCGCTCGGCGAAGGCATCGAGAAGGGCGAGAACGACTTCGCGGCCGAGGTCGCAGCGGCGGCTAAAGGCTGA
- a CDS encoding valyl-tRNA synthetase, producing the protein MDKTFDSAAVERRVAAIWEEAGAFKAGRPERLAAKPYTIVIPPPNVTGSLHMGHALNNTLQDILCRFERMRGRDVLWQPGTDHAGIATQMVVERQLMETQQPDRRKLGREEFLKRVWAWKEQSGDIILNQLKRLGASCDWSRERFTMDDGLSKAVVKVFVELHRQGLVYKDKRLVNWDPQFQTAISDLEVEQVEVKGNLWHFAYPVVDEAGAETGEFITVATTRPETMLGDSGVAVHPDDERYKHLVGKRVKLPLVGRLIPVVADAYSDPEKGTGAVKITPAHDFNDFEVGKRHSLPAINVFAPDATLKLAPQSAFDEGVAPSTDLIAVFGLNGLDRLEARKRIVAMMEERGLLRATEPHTHMVPHGDRSEVPIEPYLTDQWFVDVKPLAEKAMASVREGKTRIIPQNWEKTFFQWMENIEPWCVSRQLWWGHQIPAWYGPDGKVYVAESEEEALASALASAVIKNEVSHEEARALALDPEKRAGYLKRDEDVLDTWFSSALWPFSTLGWPDKTPALARYYPTDALVTGFDIIFFWVARMMMMGLNFMEEVPFRDIYFNALVRDEKGAKMSKSKGNVIDPLVLIDKYGADALRFTLAAMATQGRDVKMSVQRVEGYRNFATKLWNAARFAEMNGCARQDGFDPKGVKGTLNAWAIGELARAVRDVTAAIEAYKFNDAASVAYRFVWNGFCDWYLELAKPVLQGPDGADKDETRAAVAYVLDGAAKLLHPFMPFITEELWGADGTVAARGLLALAPWPDLEGLDNPQAEAEIGWLIDLVTEIRSVRAEMNVPAAAQIPLILVAPGAETAARLGRWDAVLKRLARLSGVETASEPPPQSAQILVRGEVAALPLAGVIDIAAERTRLTKERDRLTGDIAKIDAKLANADFIKRAPEEVVDEQRERRDTALARIARLEDALKRLG; encoded by the coding sequence ATGGATAAGACTTTCGATTCCGCGGCCGTCGAGCGCCGTGTCGCCGCAATCTGGGAAGAGGCCGGCGCCTTCAAGGCGGGCCGGCCCGAGCGGCTCGCGGCCAAGCCCTATACGATCGTCATTCCGCCCCCGAACGTCACCGGCTCGCTGCATATGGGGCATGCGCTCAACAACACGCTCCAGGACATTCTCTGCCGTTTCGAGCGCATGCGCGGGCGCGACGTGCTCTGGCAGCCCGGAACCGATCATGCCGGCATCGCGACCCAGATGGTGGTCGAGCGGCAGTTGATGGAGACCCAGCAACCCGATCGCCGCAAGCTCGGCCGCGAAGAGTTCCTCAAGCGCGTCTGGGCCTGGAAAGAGCAGTCGGGCGACATCATCCTCAATCAGCTGAAGCGGCTCGGTGCCTCATGCGACTGGTCGCGCGAGCGCTTCACCATGGATGATGGCCTGTCGAAGGCCGTCGTCAAGGTGTTCGTCGAGCTGCACAGGCAGGGGCTCGTCTACAAGGATAAGCGCCTCGTCAATTGGGATCCGCAATTCCAGACCGCGATCTCCGATCTCGAGGTCGAGCAGGTCGAGGTGAAGGGCAATCTGTGGCATTTCGCCTATCCGGTGGTCGATGAAGCCGGCGCCGAGACGGGCGAATTCATCACGGTCGCGACCACGCGGCCCGAGACCATGCTGGGCGACAGCGGCGTCGCCGTGCATCCCGACGATGAGCGCTACAAGCATCTCGTCGGCAAGCGCGTGAAGCTGCCGCTGGTCGGCCGGCTGATCCCGGTCGTCGCCGACGCGTATTCCGATCCCGAGAAGGGCACGGGCGCGGTGAAGATCACGCCGGCTCATGACTTCAACGATTTCGAGGTCGGAAAGCGCCATTCGCTTCCTGCTATCAACGTGTTCGCCCCGGATGCGACGCTCAAGCTCGCACCGCAGAGCGCCTTCGACGAGGGGGTGGCGCCGTCGACCGACCTCATCGCGGTGTTCGGCCTCAACGGTCTCGATCGCCTCGAGGCGAGGAAGCGCATCGTCGCCATGATGGAGGAGCGCGGGCTGCTGCGCGCCACCGAGCCGCACACGCATATGGTGCCCCATGGCGACCGCTCGGAAGTGCCGATCGAGCCCTACCTCACCGATCAATGGTTCGTCGACGTGAAGCCGCTCGCCGAGAAGGCGATGGCGTCCGTGCGCGAGGGTAAGACACGCATCATTCCGCAGAATTGGGAGAAGACCTTCTTCCAATGGATGGAGAATATCGAACCCTGGTGCGTGTCGCGCCAGCTCTGGTGGGGACATCAGATCCCGGCCTGGTACGGGCCCGACGGGAAGGTCTATGTGGCGGAGAGCGAGGAGGAAGCGCTGGCGTCGGCGCTCGCCAGCGCCGTCATCAAGAATGAAGTGTCGCATGAGGAAGCGCGCGCCCTGGCGCTCGATCCCGAAAAGCGCGCCGGCTATCTCAAGCGCGACGAGGACGTGCTCGACACCTGGTTCTCCTCCGCGCTCTGGCCGTTCTCGACGCTCGGCTGGCCCGACAAGACGCCTGCGCTTGCCCGCTATTATCCGACCGATGCGCTGGTCACCGGCTTCGACATCATCTTCTTCTGGGTGGCCCGCATGATGATGATGGGCCTCAACTTCATGGAGGAGGTGCCTTTCCGCGACATCTATTTCAACGCGCTCGTCCGCGACGAGAAGGGCGCCAAGATGTCGAAGTCGAAAGGCAACGTCATCGATCCGCTCGTGCTCATCGACAAATACGGCGCCGACGCCTTGCGCTTCACCCTCGCCGCCATGGCGACGCAGGGGCGCGACGTGAAGATGTCGGTGCAGCGCGTCGAAGGCTATCGCAATTTCGCGACCAAGCTCTGGAACGCGGCGCGCTTCGCCGAGATGAATGGCTGCGCCAGGCAGGACGGCTTCGACCCGAAGGGCGTCAAGGGTACCTTGAACGCCTGGGCGATCGGCGAGCTGGCGCGCGCCGTTCGCGACGTCACGGCCGCCATCGAGGCCTATAAGTTCAACGACGCGGCTTCGGTCGCCTACCGCTTCGTCTGGAACGGCTTTTGCGACTGGTATCTCGAACTGGCCAAGCCCGTCCTGCAGGGCCCTGATGGAGCCGACAAGGACGAGACGCGAGCTGCCGTGGCCTATGTGCTCGACGGGGCGGCGAAGCTTCTGCATCCGTTCATGCCGTTCATCACCGAGGAGCTGTGGGGCGCCGACGGGACAGTAGCGGCGCGCGGCCTCTTGGCGCTTGCTCCCTGGCCCGATCTGGAAGGCCTCGACAACCCTCAGGCTGAGGCCGAGATCGGCTGGCTGATCGACCTCGTCACCGAGATCCGTTCGGTGCGCGCCGAGATGAACGTCCCGGCAGCCGCGCAGATCCCGCTCATCCTGGTGGCGCCTGGGGCTGAGACCGCGGCGCGGCTCGGGCGCTGGGATGCGGTGCTCAAGCGACTGGCGCGCCTGTCGGGCGTCGAAACGGCGAGCGAGCCGCCGCCGCAATCGGCGCAGATCCTGGTGCGTGGCGAAGTCGCGGCGCTGCCGCTCGCGGGCGTCATCGACATCGCGGCGGAGCGCACGAGGTTGACGAAGGAACGCGACCGGCTGACCGGCGACATCGCCAAGATCGACGCCAAGCTCGCCAATGCGGATTTCATCAAGCGGGCGCCCGAGGAGGTGGTCGACGAGCAGCGCGAGCGGCGCGACACGGCCCTCGCTCGCATCGCCAGGCTCGAAGACGCACTGAAGCGGCTAGGGTAG
- a CDS encoding catalase, translating to MTKTPTLTTSSGAPVADNQNSITVGPRGPVLMQDFHLLEKLAHQNRERIPERTVHAKGSAAYGTLTITKDISKYTKAEALQPGKKTEAFLRFSTVAGERGAADAERDVRGFALRFYTEEGNWDLVGNNTPVFFVRDPLKFPDFIHTQKRHPKSNLRSPTAMWDFWSLSPESLHQVTILMSDRGLPQSYRNVDGFGSHTYSFVNAKNERHWVKFHFKTQQGIKNWTNAEAAQVIANDRESHQRDLFEAIERKEFPRWTLSVQIMPEADAGKHWYNPFDLTKVWPHKDYPLIEVGVLELNRNPENYFAEVEQAALAPSNIVPGIGHSPDKMLQARIFSYADAHRYRVGINADQLPVNKPRSQVHDYHADGALRLAGHANPDAFYEPNSFNGPVEDKSFAEPPLRLTGDAARYNHRDGNDDYRQPGDLFRLMSPSQKQQLFDNVAASMDGVPDAIVERALGHFGKADPAYADGVREALAKHRKHRQAAE from the coding sequence ATGACGAAGACACCCACTTTGACGACGTCGTCCGGCGCCCCGGTTGCCGACAACCAGAACAGCATCACCGTCGGCCCGCGCGGCCCCGTCCTGATGCAGGATTTTCACCTGCTCGAGAAGCTCGCCCATCAGAACCGCGAGCGAATCCCCGAGCGCACCGTGCATGCCAAGGGCTCAGCCGCCTATGGCACGCTGACCATCACCAAGGACATCTCGAAATACACCAAGGCCGAGGCCTTGCAGCCCGGCAAAAAGACCGAAGCCTTCCTGCGCTTCTCGACGGTCGCGGGCGAGCGCGGCGCCGCCGATGCCGAGCGCGACGTGCGCGGCTTCGCGCTGCGTTTCTACACCGAGGAGGGCAATTGGGACCTCGTCGGCAACAACACGCCCGTGTTCTTCGTGCGCGACCCGTTGAAGTTCCCCGATTTCATCCACACCCAGAAGCGCCATCCGAAGAGCAATCTGCGCTCGCCGACCGCGATGTGGGATTTCTGGTCGCTGTCGCCCGAGAGCCTGCACCAGGTGACGATCCTGATGTCGGATCGCGGCCTGCCGCAGAGCTACCGCAATGTCGACGGTTTCGGCTCGCACACCTATTCCTTCGTCAATGCCAAGAATGAGCGCCATTGGGTCAAGTTCCATTTCAAGACGCAGCAGGGCATCAAGAACTGGACCAATGCCGAGGCCGCGCAGGTCATCGCCAATGACCGCGAATCGCATCAGCGCGACCTGTTCGAGGCGATCGAGCGCAAGGAATTCCCGCGCTGGACCCTCTCGGTGCAGATCATGCCGGAGGCCGATGCCGGCAAGCATTGGTACAACCCCTTCGACCTGACGAAGGTGTGGCCGCACAAGGATTACCCGCTGATCGAGGTCGGCGTTCTCGAGCTCAATCGCAATCCGGAGAATTATTTCGCCGAGGTCGAGCAGGCGGCGCTCGCGCCCTCGAATATCGTGCCGGGCATCGGCCACTCGCCCGACAAGATGCTGCAGGCCCGCATCTTCTCCTATGCCGACGCGCATCGCTATCGGGTCGGCATCAATGCGGATCAGCTCCCGGTCAACAAGCCGCGCTCGCAGGTCCATGACTATCATGCCGATGGCGCGCTGCGGCTTGCGGGCCATGCCAATCCGGACGCCTTCTACGAGCCGAACTCCTTCAATGGCCCGGTGGAGGATAAGAGCTTCGCCGAGCCGCCCTTGCGGCTCACAGGCGATGCGGCGCGCTACAATCATCGCGACGGCAATGACGATTACAGGCAGCCGGGCGATCTGTTCCGCCTGATGTCGCCGTCGCAAAAGCAGCAGCTCTTCGACAATGTCGCGGCTTCGATGGACGGGGTTCCCGACGCCATCGTCGAGCGTGCGCTCGGCCATTTCGGCAAGGCCGATCCAGCTTACGCCGATGGCGTCCGCGAGGCGCTCGCCAAGCATCGCAAGCACCGGCAGGCGGCCGAGTAA
- a CDS encoding Adenylosuccinate lyase, with protein sequence MIPRYSRPAMAAIWEPQTRFRIQFEIEAHAATAMAEQGVIPKEAAETIWQMGKDAVFDVERIDEIEREVKHDTVAFLTHLNEIVGPEARFLHQGMTSSDVLDTCFAVQLKRASDILIADLDALLEALKRRAFEHKMTPTIGRSHGIHAEPVTFGLKLASAYAEFARARARLVAARAEIATCAISGPVGTFASVDPRVEAYVAERMGLSVEPVSTQIIPRDRHAMFFATLAVIASSMERLAIEVRHLQRSEVYEAEEFFSEGQKGSSAMPHKRNPVLSENITGLARLVRGYVLPALENVALWHERDISHSSVERVIAPDATIALDFALSRLTGLIDKLLVYPANMQRNLDRLGGLVNSQRVLLALTQKGASREEAYRLVQRNAMPVWRGEGDFRTLLTGDAEVRRYLSADEIAALFDLGYHLKHVDTIFARVFGDERGSFSRLREKVPERSGGG encoded by the coding sequence TTGATCCCCCGCTATTCCCGCCCCGCCATGGCCGCGATCTGGGAGCCGCAGACACGCTTTCGCATCCAGTTCGAGATCGAGGCGCATGCGGCAACCGCCATGGCCGAACAGGGAGTCATCCCCAAGGAGGCGGCCGAGACGATCTGGCAAATGGGCAAGGACGCGGTCTTCGACGTCGAGCGCATCGACGAGATCGAGCGTGAAGTGAAGCACGACACCGTCGCCTTCCTGACGCATCTGAACGAGATCGTCGGGCCCGAGGCGCGCTTCCTGCATCAGGGCATGACCTCATCCGACGTGCTGGATACCTGCTTTGCGGTGCAGCTCAAGCGGGCGAGCGACATCCTGATCGCCGATCTCGACGCGCTGCTGGAGGCTCTCAAGCGCCGTGCCTTCGAGCACAAGATGACGCCGACCATCGGCCGCTCGCACGGCATCCATGCCGAGCCCGTCACCTTCGGCTTGAAGCTCGCTTCGGCCTATGCGGAATTCGCCAGGGCCCGCGCCCGCCTCGTCGCGGCGCGCGCCGAGATCGCCACTTGCGCCATCTCGGGCCCAGTCGGCACCTTCGCCAGCGTCGATCCGCGGGTCGAGGCCTATGTGGCGGAACGGATGGGGCTGTCGGTCGAGCCGGTCTCGACCCAGATCATCCCGCGCGACCGGCACGCCATGTTCTTCGCGACGCTCGCCGTCATCGCCTCCTCGATGGAGCGGCTGGCGATCGAGGTGCGCCATCTGCAGCGCAGCGAGGTCTATGAGGCGGAGGAGTTCTTCTCGGAAGGGCAGAAGGGCTCGTCCGCCATGCCTCATAAGCGGAACCCGGTCCTGTCGGAGAACATCACCGGGCTCGCCCGGCTGGTGCGTGGCTATGTGCTGCCGGCGCTCGAGAATGTCGCGCTGTGGCATGAGCGCGACATCTCCCATTCCTCGGTCGAGCGCGTCATCGCGCCCGACGCCACGATCGCGCTCGACTTCGCCTTGTCACGCCTCACGGGGCTGATCGACAAGCTGCTCGTCTATCCAGCCAATATGCAGCGCAATCTCGATCGCCTCGGCGGCCTCGTGAACTCGCAGCGCGTGTTGCTCGCCCTCACCCAGAAGGGTGCTTCGCGCGAGGAGGCCTATCGGCTGGTGCAGCGCAACGCCATGCCGGTCTGGCGCGGCGAAGGCGATTTCCGCACGCTGCTGACCGGGGATGCGGAGGTGCGCCGGTATCTGTCGGCCGACGAGATCGCAGCGCTGTTCGATCTCGGCTACCATCTCAAACATGTCGACACGATCTTCGCACGGGTATTTGGGGATGAGCGCGGTTCCTTCTCCCGTTTACGGGAGAAGGTGCCCGAACGTAGTGGGGGCGGATGA
- a CDS encoding Predicted arabinose efflux permease, MFS family codes for MTTSTNFASRDIGAGGVDSSYAWLRLGTCVVISTIGNVGLWSYVVALPAVQADFGVTRAAASFPYTLTMLGFGFGGVLMGRLTDRFGVMLPIMIGAVSLGLGYLACALAPTLWLFALAQGVLGLLGCSALFGPLMADVSHWFARRRGTAVAIAAAGNYVSGAIWPPIEQYFIDSIGWRHTYIGIGIFCVVTMLPLALVLRRPAPLHEAQSPAQARSMERPLGMSPNTLQVLLGIAGVGCCVAMSMPQVHLVAYCADLGYGPAVGAEMLAMMLGLGIISRVGSGLVADRIGALATLLIGSAFQGAALILYTGFDGMYSLYAISALFGLVQGGIVPCYAIIVRDYFPPREAGTRVSIAIMATVLGMALGGWMNGLIFDLTGSYRAAFANGVAWNVLNAAIALWLLLRSGGWRARQPALGVTA; via the coding sequence TTGACCACCTCGACCAACTTTGCCTCCCGCGACATCGGCGCGGGCGGCGTCGATAGCAGCTATGCCTGGCTCAGGCTCGGGACCTGCGTCGTCATCTCGACCATCGGCAATGTCGGCCTGTGGTCCTATGTAGTGGCGCTGCCGGCCGTGCAGGCCGATTTCGGCGTGACGCGCGCCGCGGCCTCCTTCCCCTACACGCTCACCATGCTCGGCTTCGGTTTCGGCGGCGTGCTGATGGGGCGCCTCACCGACCGTTTCGGCGTCATGCTCCCGATCATGATCGGGGCGGTGTCGCTCGGCCTGGGCTATCTCGCCTGCGCTTTGGCGCCGACCCTATGGCTGTTCGCCCTCGCCCAAGGCGTTCTCGGCCTTCTCGGCTGTTCGGCGCTGTTCGGACCGCTGATGGCTGATGTGTCGCATTGGTTCGCGCGTCGGCGCGGCACGGCCGTCGCGATCGCGGCCGCCGGCAACTATGTCTCCGGCGCCATCTGGCCGCCGATCGAGCAGTATTTCATCGACAGCATCGGCTGGCGCCACACCTATATCGGTATCGGCATCTTCTGCGTCGTCACCATGTTGCCCTTGGCCTTGGTACTGAGGCGCCCTGCCCCTCTGCACGAGGCGCAGAGCCCAGCACAGGCGCGCAGCATGGAACGCCCGCTCGGCATGTCGCCCAATACGCTGCAGGTGCTGCTCGGCATCGCCGGCGTCGGCTGCTGCGTCGCCATGTCGATGCCGCAGGTCCACCTCGTCGCCTATTGCGCCGATCTCGGCTACGGGCCTGCGGTCGGCGCCGAAATGTTGGCGATGATGCTCGGGCTCGGCATCATCAGCCGGGTCGGCTCCGGCCTCGTCGCCGACCGCATCGGCGCCCTCGCCACGCTGCTGATCGGTTCGGCCTTCCAAGGCGCGGCCTTGATCCTCTATACCGGCTTCGACGGGATGTACTCGCTCTACGCCATCTCGGCGCTGTTCGGCCTGGTGCAGGGCGGCATCGTGCCTTGCTACGCCATCATCGTGCGCGATTATTTCCCGCCGCGCGAAGCCGGTACCCGCGTCTCGATCGCCATCATGGCGACCGTGCTCGGCATGGCGCTCGGCGGCTGGATGAACGGCCTGATCTTCGATCTGACCGGCTCCTACCGGGCAGCCTTCGCCAATGGAGTCGCCTGGAACGTGCTCAACGCGGCGATCGCGCTGTGGCTGTTGTTGCGCAGCGGCGGCTGGCGGGCGCGCCAGCCCGCGCTCGGCGTAACGGCCTGA
- a CDS encoding aquaporin Z, producing MQIMMLAPLPKEDIIVNKYIAELFGTAVLVLVGCGSVVLSGFGPTFPMGILPVGLAFGLAVTAMAYGIGPISGCHINPAVTLGVWAAGRMPASDVVGYIISQIIGAIIGAGLLYVLATGKLAGYDLAKGGLGANGWGEDYLGAYGTGAAVLAEFLATLIFIVVILGVTQKNGGQPATAGLAIGLTLFILHLAFINVTGLSVNPARSLGPAVFVGGHALSQLWLFLIVPSVAGLCAGFLFKAKLFEA from the coding sequence ATGCAGATCATGATGCTCGCCCCCTTGCCAAAGGAGGACATCATCGTGAACAAGTATATCGCAGAATTGTTCGGCACGGCCGTGCTGGTTCTGGTCGGCTGCGGCTCGGTCGTGCTGTCAGGCTTCGGCCCGACCTTTCCGATGGGCATTCTCCCCGTCGGCTTGGCGTTCGGCCTGGCGGTCACGGCGATGGCCTACGGGATCGGCCCGATCTCGGGCTGCCACATCAACCCCGCGGTGACCCTCGGCGTCTGGGCCGCCGGGCGGATGCCGGCCTCCGACGTGGTCGGATACATCATCTCCCAGATCATCGGCGCCATCATCGGGGCTGGCCTCCTCTACGTCCTCGCGACCGGCAAGCTCGCCGGCTATGATCTCGCGAAGGGCGGGCTTGGGGCGAATGGCTGGGGCGAAGACTATCTCGGCGCTTACGGCACGGGCGCCGCGGTCCTCGCGGAATTCCTGGCGACCCTCATCTTCATCGTGGTCATCCTCGGCGTCACCCAGAAGAATGGCGGCCAGCCCGCGACGGCCGGCCTCGCCATCGGCCTCACCTTGTTCATTCTCCATCTCGCCTTCATCAATGTGACGGGTCTTTCGGTCAACCCGGCGCGTTCGCTCGGCCCGGCGGTCTTCGTCGGCGGCCATGCGCTTTCACAGCTCTGGCTGTTCCTGATCGTGCCTTCGGTCGCTGGCCTTTGCGCCGGCTTCCTGTTCAAGGCGAAGCTGTTCGAAGCCTGA
- a CDS encoding transcriptional regulator, LysR family, with the protein MVTLKHLRYFEALSRLRHFGKAAEECAITQPALSMKVQELERDFGVALVERCRGDIRITDVGLEIARRARAVLTSVRDLTDFARHGNEVLTGQLVLGAIPSIAPYLLPAALPIIRRRFPLLELTLRETQTAILIEELLAGPLDVVLLSLPVEHPDIVTLPLFEDAFLLATHKEAKLDHPVAAEAISGEKLLLLEEGHCLRDQALAYCGAVASKMRGQFGATSLATIVQLVANGYGVTLLPEMAVPFEIGRSKRIAVHRFAKPQPRRTIGLAWRRTSPRTADFGALASVLTDIVAVSEAAPEILSTKPTRANRPRRGA; encoded by the coding sequence ATGGTCACACTCAAGCATCTGCGCTATTTCGAGGCCCTGTCGCGCTTGCGCCACTTCGGCAAAGCCGCGGAGGAATGCGCCATCACCCAGCCGGCGCTCTCGATGAAGGTGCAGGAGCTCGAGAGGGATTTTGGCGTCGCGCTGGTCGAACGCTGCCGTGGGGACATCCGCATCACCGATGTCGGCTTGGAGATCGCAAGGCGGGCGCGCGCCGTGCTCACCTCGGTTCGCGACCTCACCGACTTCGCCCGGCATGGCAACGAGGTCCTCACCGGTCAGCTGGTTCTCGGAGCCATCCCCTCGATCGCGCCCTATCTGCTGCCCGCGGCCTTGCCGATCATCCGTCGGCGATTCCCCTTGCTCGAGCTCACCTTGCGCGAAACGCAGACCGCCATTCTCATCGAAGAGCTCCTGGCAGGACCGCTCGACGTGGTGCTGCTGTCGCTCCCCGTGGAGCATCCGGACATCGTCACGCTGCCGCTGTTCGAGGACGCCTTCCTCCTGGCAACGCATAAGGAGGCGAAGCTCGACCATCCGGTCGCGGCCGAAGCGATCTCCGGAGAAAAGCTGCTGCTCCTCGAAGAGGGACATTGCCTGCGCGATCAGGCCCTCGCCTATTGCGGAGCCGTCGCCAGCAAGATGCGCGGCCAATTCGGCGCGACCAGCCTCGCCACCATCGTTCAGCTCGTCGCCAATGGCTATGGGGTCACCTTGCTGCCCGAAATGGCCGTGCCGTTCGAGATCGGGCGCAGCAAGCGCATCGCCGTTCATCGGTTCGCCAAGCCGCAGCCGCGCCGCACCATCGGGCTTGCCTGGCGGCGTACCTCACCGCGAACGGCGGATTTCGGCGCCCTCGCAAGTGTCCTGACCGACATCGTGGCCGTGTCGGAAGCGGCCCCGGAGATCCTGTCGACCAAGCCGACGCGAGCAAATCGGCCGCGACGGGGGGCGTGA
- a CDS encoding ribulose-5-phosphate 3-epimerase: MHRPLRIAPSILSADFAKLGEEVRAVEAAGADYIHVDVMDGHFVPNITIGPNVVAAIRPHARTPLDTHLMMAPADPYIEAFATAGADMIMIHVEAGPHPHRTLQAIRAKGKRAGIVLNPGTHESAVAYLLDLVDQILVMTVNPGFGGQAFIPEVVDKVARLRAMTQGRDIDIEVDGGCTPETAGPVAAAGANVLVAGAAVFKGGPRAYAANIAAIRQAAAAARGETA; encoded by the coding sequence ATGCATCGCCCCCTGCGCATCGCCCCCTCGATCCTGTCCGCCGATTTCGCCAAGCTCGGCGAGGAGGTCCGCGCCGTCGAGGCAGCGGGCGCCGACTACATCCATGTCGACGTCATGGACGGGCATTTCGTGCCCAACATCACGATCGGGCCGAATGTCGTCGCGGCCATCCGCCCGCATGCCAGGACGCCGCTCGACACCCATCTGATGATGGCGCCCGCCGACCCCTATATCGAGGCCTTCGCCACGGCCGGCGCTGACATGATCATGATCCATGTCGAGGCCGGGCCGCATCCGCACCGGACCTTGCAGGCGATCCGCGCCAAGGGTAAGCGCGCCGGCATCGTCCTCAATCCGGGCACGCATGAGAGCGCCGTCGCCTATCTCCTCGATCTCGTCGACCAGATCCTCGTCATGACGGTCAATCCGGGCTTCGGCGGCCAGGCCTTCATTCCCGAAGTGGTCGACAAGGTGGCGCGCCTGCGCGCCATGACGCAAGGGCGCGACATCGACATCGAGGTCGATGGCGGTTGCACGCCCGAGACGGCGGGCCCGGTCGCGGCGGCCGGCGCCAATGTGCTGGTCGCCGGTGCCGCGGTGTTCAAGGGCGGCCCGCGCGCTTATGCGGCGAACATCGCCGCCATCCGTCAGGCGGCCGCCGCCGCGCGCGGCGAGACGGCGTGA